A region from the Candidatus Binataceae bacterium genome encodes:
- the pgsA gene encoding CDP-diacylglycerol--glycerol-3-phosphate 3-phosphatidyltransferase: protein MELTAPNLLTLMRIALVPVLVWLLMYPAPGPSAMAAGVFFVATLSDFFDGYIARSYGSGTTLGKFLDPLADKLVISSALIMLAAMPRFPRVPAWMVVVLVTREIAVTGLRAMAAAEGQVMAAEELGKYKMVLQSMAIQGLLINYVYFHVDFFAAGMFLLWIATAVTVWSGVDYYLKARAVLRPRIAPAARRAAV from the coding sequence ATGGAGCTGACCGCACCGAATCTGCTGACCCTGATGCGCATCGCGCTGGTGCCGGTGCTGGTGTGGCTGCTGATGTATCCGGCGCCGGGGCCCTCTGCGATGGCGGCCGGTGTGTTCTTCGTCGCGACGCTCAGCGACTTCTTCGACGGTTATATCGCGCGCAGCTACGGCTCGGGCACCACGCTCGGCAAGTTTCTCGATCCGCTCGCAGACAAGCTGGTGATCTCGTCCGCGCTCATCATGCTCGCAGCGATGCCGCGGTTTCCGCGCGTGCCGGCCTGGATGGTGGTCGTGCTTGTGACGCGGGAGATCGCAGTCACGGGGCTCCGCGCGATGGCTGCGGCAGAGGGGCAGGTGATGGCGGCCGAGGAGTTGGGCAAGTACAAGATGGTGCTGCAGTCGATGGCGATCCAGGGGCTGCTCATCAATTACGTCTATTTCCACGTGGACTTTTTCGCCGCCGGGATGTTCCTTTTGTGGATCGCGACGGCGGTGACCGTGTGGTCGGGCGTGGACTATTATCTTAAGGCGCGGGCGGTGCTGCGGCCGCGGATCGCGCCGGCGGCGCGGCGCGCCGCGGTTTGA
- the nadB gene encoding L-aspartate oxidase gives MSARQGAAFASDYLVIGGGIAGLTFAIKAAETGTVTVLTKAASGEANTAYAQGGIASVWSVDDSFESHVDDTLRAGAGLCNRRAVETIVRDGPEAVRELIALGTRFTRVEEGGEDEYDLGREGGHSHRRVLHAQDLTGREIMRALGEVAAARRNIRVLENKIAVNLLIEPGATDTGAARGGARCWGAYVLDRASGAVDKFVARATLLATGGAGKVYLYTTNPDIASGDGVAMAYRAGAPVANMEFIQFHPTCLYHPAAKSFLISEALRGEGAILRLPDGTPFMKRYHLDAELAPRDVVARAIDSEMKRHGLDYVLLDISHRPADFVHGRFPNIFNRCLSFGFDLTSAPIPVVPAAHYMCGGVMTDLTARTSIAQLYAAGETAMTGLHGANRLASNSLLEAAVMGRRAALAAHDDIADTGERRAPEFPGWNPGRAIRSEERVLITQSWDEVRRLMWNYVGIVRSDERLERAMRRLQLIKQEVHGYYWEHLIDSDLIELRNLVEVAELVVRSAATRKESRGLHYTIDYPDRDDAKWLHDTVIAKGA, from the coding sequence ATGAGCGCGCGGCAAGGCGCCGCGTTCGCGAGCGACTACCTGGTTATCGGCGGCGGTATCGCGGGACTCACCTTCGCGATCAAGGCGGCCGAGACCGGCACCGTCACGGTGTTGACCAAGGCCGCGAGCGGCGAAGCCAACACCGCCTACGCGCAGGGCGGAATCGCGAGCGTCTGGAGCGTGGACGACTCTTTCGAGTCGCACGTCGACGACACCCTGCGCGCCGGCGCCGGGCTCTGCAACCGGCGCGCCGTCGAGACGATCGTGCGCGACGGCCCCGAGGCCGTGCGCGAGCTTATCGCGCTCGGCACGCGCTTCACCCGCGTCGAGGAGGGCGGCGAGGACGAATATGACCTCGGCCGCGAAGGCGGCCACAGCCATCGCCGCGTGCTCCACGCGCAGGACCTCACGGGGCGCGAGATCATGCGCGCGCTCGGCGAGGTGGCGGCCGCCCGGCGCAATATCCGCGTGCTCGAGAACAAGATCGCGGTCAACCTGCTGATCGAGCCGGGCGCGACGGACACCGGCGCCGCTCGCGGCGGCGCGCGATGCTGGGGCGCGTACGTCCTCGACCGCGCAAGTGGCGCGGTGGACAAGTTCGTAGCGCGCGCGACGCTGCTCGCAACCGGCGGCGCCGGCAAGGTGTACCTCTACACGACCAACCCCGACATCGCGTCGGGCGACGGCGTCGCGATGGCCTATCGGGCGGGCGCGCCCGTCGCCAACATGGAATTCATCCAGTTCCATCCGACCTGCCTCTATCATCCGGCCGCCAAGTCGTTCCTCATCTCGGAGGCGCTGCGCGGCGAAGGCGCGATCCTGCGGCTGCCCGACGGCACGCCCTTCATGAAGCGCTACCATCTCGACGCCGAACTCGCGCCGCGCGACGTCGTGGCGCGGGCGATCGATTCCGAGATGAAGCGGCACGGGCTCGACTACGTGCTGCTCGACATCAGCCATCGGCCGGCCGATTTCGTGCACGGGCGCTTTCCAAATATCTTCAACCGATGCTTGAGTTTTGGTTTCGACCTCACCAGCGCGCCGATTCCCGTCGTTCCGGCGGCTCATTACATGTGCGGCGGAGTGATGACGGACCTGACCGCGCGCACTTCGATTGCGCAGCTATACGCGGCGGGCGAGACCGCGATGACGGGGTTGCACGGCGCGAACCGGCTCGCCTCGAACTCGCTGCTCGAGGCGGCGGTGATGGGCCGGCGGGCTGCTCTCGCGGCGCATGACGATATCGCCGATACGGGAGAGCGGCGTGCGCCCGAGTTCCCCGGATGGAACCCCGGGCGCGCGATCCGCAGCGAGGAGCGCGTGCTGATAACCCAGAGCTGGGACGAGGTTCGCCGATTGATGTGGAACTACGTCGGGATCGTGCGGAGCGACGAGCGGCTCGAGCGCGCGATGCGCCGCCTGCAGCTAATCAAGCAGGAGGTCCACGGCTATTACTGGGAGCATCTGATCGACTCGGATCTTATCGAGCTGCGCAACCTGGTCGAGGTCGCTGAGCTGGTCGTGCGCTCGGCGGCGACACGCAAGGAGTCGCGCGGCCTGCACTACACTATCGATTATCCCGACCGCGACGACGCAAAGTGGCTGCACGACACGGTGATCGCGAAGGGCGCATAG